The genomic region GTCGGCTCGCGGACAGCCCTGTCCTCGTTTCGGTCACCCACGGCGCAAACCCCCCCGTCTGCTATGAGCGTACACGATTCGTGCCATAACGGCGCGGGTCGCGCGGCCAGAGCCGCTGACCTGGACGGAGGGCCGGGAGACCCCGGTCCTCACGGGGGGAGGGCTCGCTCTTCAGCGAGGCTTCTTTTGGGACTGGCTCTCCTGACGGGAGACGACCCGTTGGGTCTCCTGTTGATGCTTCTGGTTCTGGGCCTGGTGTTCGCTCTCGTGACGGGCCTTGACCTGGTCCATAGAGACGCCCTTCGGAGGATTTTGGATCTCTTTCGTGTGTCGAGCCTCGAGGGCGGCCTTCTCCTGAGCGTGCTTTTGCTCGATCGTCGCCCGCTCCGCCTCGGCACCGGAGCCGGACACCCGGGCGAGGGCCGAGACCGGCTTCCTATCCGCGGGGGCGGGCTGGACCGCGGGGCGGAAGACCCTGACCTCGTTCCCTTGGACCTGGGCCCGGTGCGGGGCGGAAAGGGACGTAACTCCCACGCTTCGGGCTCGAGGAATGGCGTGCCCGACGGCGCGCTCCACGTTCTCTACCGCGACGCTGCGGTTCACGATCCGGGTCTGGACGATGTTGTAGTTCGTGGTGTTCCGAGTCGAATTCACGATGGTCACGTTCTGCTGGATGGGGACCACACGGCTCACGATGCGCTCCTCGG from Vicinamibacteria bacterium harbors:
- a CDS encoding DUF6600 domain-containing protein — protein: MKRIKVPLMILAVASSFACATLDYPPPPPGPPEQWGGSVDVSYFYDQLSPYGDWVETSSYGWVWSPRGMAAEWRPYTLGHWVYTDDDGWLWVSDEEWGWAAYHYGRWYNDSGRWSWVPGRDWAPAWVAWRTGGGYIGWAPLPPQASFRAEVGLAIAAAALDTLLEPRAYCFVEERHFTEERIVSRVVPIQQNVTIVNSTRNTTNYNIVQTRIVNRSVAVENVERAVGHAIPRARSVGVTSLSAPHRAQVQGNEVRVFRPAVQPAPADRKPVSALARVSGSGAEAERATIEQKHAQEKAALEARHTKEIQNPPKGVSMDQVKARHESEHQAQNQKHQQETQRVVSRQESQSQKKPR